The genomic segment GCTGAATATTGCCAGGATCAGCCCGAGGCACAAGCCCATGAGGCCGAGCACCAGCAGCGATAACATCACGACATTATGCATCTTTCAAATCCAAAACCCCAACAATCCTGCGAAATCCCAAATCCCAAATTCCAAATCCCAAAATCATATAGGATTAGAACGACAGACCTGCAAAACCAAGAAAGCCGATCGCCGTCAGGCCCGCCGTGATGAGCGCTATCGGAATACCCCTGAGCGATTGCGGGACATCCGCAAAATCCAGTCGCTCCCGTATTCCCGCCATGATCAGCATCGCGAGGGTGAAACCGACGCCGCCCCCGAATCCCTGGACGATGCACTTGATCAGGCTGCCGGGCGTTCCGAACAACTGCTGCTTGTTCAGCGTCGCCACGCCGAGCACGGCGCAGTTCGTGGTGATGAGCGGAAGATATATCCCGAGCGCGCGGTAGAGAGCAGGGACCGACTTCTGCAGGAACATCTCGACCAGTTGCACGAATGCCGCGATGACCAGGATGAAGGCGATAATGTAGAGATAGGTGATCCCGCACGGCACGAGGACCCATTCGTAGATCGCCCAGGTGATCACCGAGCTCAGCGTCATCACGAAGATGACCGCCATCCCCATCCCCATCGCGGATGAGGTTCTCTCCGTGACCCCTATGTAGGGGCAAAGGCCGAGGAACTGGCAGAATATGAAATTATTCACCAGCACGACGCCGATAAAAATAGAGAACAGCTCAAACAGGTTCATGGTCCCCTCTTTTCGCCTTCACGTGCCGGAACAGCCCCATGAAGAGGCCAAACGTGAGCAAGGCGCCCGGGGCAAGGGTCATAATCAGCATCGGCTGATAGCCGGCTCCAAAGACGAGATAGCCATAAAATTTTCCCGCGCCGATAATCTCTCTCACCGTCGAGAGCAGGAGCAAGGCGAGGGTGAAGCCCACCCCCATGCCAAGCGCGTCGAGAACTGCGGCGAGCACCCCGCTCGTCGCCGCGAATGCCTCCGCTCGTCCCAGGATGATGCAATTCACCACGATGAGCGGAACATAGATGCCGAGGCGCGCGTACAGCGCCGGCGCGAAGCCGTGCATGACGAGGTCAACGATCGTTACGAATGAGGCGATGATCACGATGTAGATGGGGATGCGTATTTTCTGAACCTGCTTGATGAGCTCGGGGGGGAACACCCTGTCGAGAAACCGCATGAGCGCGGCGATGACGATGTTTGAGCCCAGGAGGACAAACGTGGCCGCCGCCCCCATGCCGAGCGCGTTCGATATGCTCACTGAAACCGCGAGCGTCGGGCAGAGGCCGAGGACGATCACGAATATCGGATTGAGGGTCACAATCCCTTTCGTGAACTCCTTCCAGTGGCTTGTCTTCTCTGCATTCTCGCGGGCCATTACTCCCCCCTATCTCATAGCGGTAATGTCAAAAGTTTCTCTAAAGCAACCACAGATTTCTCTGATTACTTATGCCTTTTCTGAGTAAATCAGTGGTGATTTATCTGCGGTAATATGCCTGTAATTAACCCACTGTATGGAAATTCTTTCCCTTCTCCATTTACCACAGATTTATTCACCACAGATTAGCGCGGATTCCCTCCCCCCAAAAAATCTTTACAACTATCTGTGCAATCTGTGGTTGCATTTAGTTTTTTCATAAAACTTTTGACACTACCCTCATAGCCGCCACGCGACCTGCCTGCCTTCGTGCAAGGCCGGCTCGATCGCTTCTTATGATTTCCGCGCGCCCCTCGCTTTGAGGAACGCCTCGATCGAATCCCTGACCGCCTGCGTGAGGGCGCGGCTCGTAATCGTCGCCCCCGTCAGCGCGTGGATTCCCTTTCCACCCTGAGA from the Candidatus Auribacterota bacterium genome contains:
- the rsxE gene encoding electron transport complex subunit RsxE, with product MARENAEKTSHWKEFTKGIVTLNPIFVIVLGLCPTLAVSVSISNALGMGAAATFVLLGSNIVIAALMRFLDRVFPPELIKQVQKIRIPIYIVIIASFVTIVDLVMHGFAPALYARLGIYVPLIVVNCIILGRAEAFAATSGVLAAVLDALGMGVGFTLALLLLSTVREIIGAGKFYGYLVFGAGYQPMLIMTLAPGALLTFGLFMGLFRHVKAKRGDHEPV
- a CDS encoding RnfABCDGE type electron transport complex subunit A — translated: MNLFELFSIFIGVVLVNNFIFCQFLGLCPYIGVTERTSSAMGMGMAVIFVMTLSSVITWAIYEWVLVPCGITYLYIIAFILVIAAFVQLVEMFLQKSVPALYRALGIYLPLITTNCAVLGVATLNKQQLFGTPGSLIKCIVQGFGGGVGFTLAMLIMAGIRERLDFADVPQSLRGIPIALITAGLTAIGFLGFAGLSF